CAAGCCCCCGATGGATATTGGGATTATCGTACGATGAGCCGAGTGAAGGACTGAATCGAAGAAGGCCGAATCGAAAAAGACCGCACACGCGATTGCTGAAATGCGGTAATCGAAATACTGCCAGCCGATTGCGCATACGTATGGCGCGTATTGCGGCATATATCGCGGTGTGCGTAGCCGGCGGTAGCATAGGAAAAGCAATTTTTGAGCCAAGACTCCGGGTTATGAATGATGCCCGGAGTAATGCAAGGAGCAAATATGACGAACGTGACGGTACTGGGCGCAGGAGCTTGGGGAACCGCTTTCGGTCAGGTGCTTGCCGATGCAGGCAACAATGTGACTATGTGGGCCATCGAACCGGAGATTGTGGAAGGCATTCGCGACCACCATCACAACGGTGTTCGCCTGCCCAGCGTGAAAGTGCTGCCAAGCAACATGACCGCCACCGGCGACCGTGCCGAAGCCGTAGCCAACGCCGACATTGTGATCGTGGCCATCGCCGCACAGTTCGCCCGCGTCGCGCTCGTCGAATTCAAGGACCTGATTCCCGAAACCGCACTCGTCGCCTCGCTGATGAAAGGCATCGAACGCACCACCGGCAAGCGCATGGATGAAGTCGTTATGGAAACGCTTGACCTGCCGGCCGACCGCTTCGCCGCGATTTCCGGACCGAACCTGAGCAAGCAGATCGCTGACCGCGAGCCGGCCGCAACCGTGGTCGCCTGCGAAAATCTCGACAATGCGCGCAAGATCGCAGCCGCTTGCACCACCGACTATTTCCGTGCGTTCGTAACCCGCGACGTGATCGGCTTGGAAATGTGTGGATCGCTGAAGAATGTGGTCGCGCTGGCCGTGGGCATGGCCCGCGGCGCCGGCTACGGCGAAAATACCGCCGCCATGATCGAAACCCGTGGCCTGGCCGAACTGACCGCCCTGGGCGAGGCGGCAGGCGCCGATCCGAAGACGTTCGCCGGTTTGGCTGGCGTGGGCGACCTGATCGCCACCTGCGGATCCCCGTTGAGCCGCAACTACACGTTCGGATCCAACTTGGGCAAGGGATTGAGCGTTGAGGAAGCCACCAAGGTGAGCAACGGCGTGGCCGAAGGCGTGCCGACCACCGATGCGGTGGTGGCGCTCGGCAAGCAGTACGGCGTGCCCACGCCGCTCGCCACGGCCATGAGCCACGTGCTTTCCGATGGCATCTCCTGCGCGCAGATGCTGTCCGAACTTTTCGGCGAAGGCATCAGCGAAGAATAAGCTTTCCGCAACATCGCGATTGCAGATAAGACCGCACTTTCAGGTGCGGTCTTTTTATTTTTCGAGGCATGCGATTGCGTAAAACGTCAATCGGAATGTGTCAATCGTCAATCGCCATATATTTCGGCAATAATAGTAAATCTGTATAAAAATAGTCTAATCGTGATTAGACAAAGCGATTAAGCTCGGTTTTTTCAGGTTGCAATCGCATCATTCCAACGTTTGATTCCGTATTCTATGATTCATGAAAATAGGACATGAGTGACGGGCGTGTGTAATTATGGTTCGTCGTGTGTGGGCTGTGGGGTGCGGTTTGTATACTGAACTGCGATATTGCGAATGCGTGGTATCGCGGGCGAACAGAAGTGCGAACCGGCGCGATATTGCGAAGACAGACAGTACAGACAGTATTGGCAGACGGTATTGGGCGCGCGTGCGTTCAACGGACCAACTGATGGAGCATAAGACAAAGATGGCAAAACAGCGCATTGTGGTGATGTATGGCGGCAAAGCCGACGAGCATTCGATTTCCTGCATCTCTGCGGCGGGCGTGCTGCGCGCGTTGGATACTGACAAGTTCGAAGCCATTGAGGTGGGAATCACCAAGAACGGCGAGTGGATCGTAGGCGGCGAGGATCCACGCAAGTGGAACATGAGCGAAGGCCTGCCGATGGTGGAGAAGACGGATTCCTCCAAAGATGTGGTGCTGGATGTGGCACTCGGCCAGGATGGTTTCTTCGCTCGTGAAGATGACGGCACGCTGACTTCGCTTGGCCACGTGGACGCCGTGCTTCCGGTATTGCATGGTCCGTACGGTGAGGATGGCACGATTCAGGGCCTGTTCGAAATGATGAACGTGCCGTACGTTGGCTGCGGTGTGCTCGCTTCCGCCGCTTGCATGGACAAGCATTATACGAAGGTATTGCTGGCTGCGGCCGGTATTCCCGTGGCTCCAGGCATCACGTTGGATGTGCGCGATTATGATGCCGCTTCCGAATTCGCCGCCGAGGCGGACGAGATGCTTGCCGCGGTGCAGCAGGCCGGATTGCAGTACCCGCTGTTCGTGAAGCCGTCCCGCGCCGGTTCCAGCTTCGGCGTGACCAAGGTCGAACATGAGGGCGATGCGGCCGAGCTTGCCGCCGCAGTGTTCGAAGCGTCCCACCATGATTGGCGTGTGCTCGTGGAACAGGGCATCGACGCGCGCGAAATCGAATGCGCCGTGCTCTGCCCGAAGGCCGGCGAGGCTCCGCAGGCCAGCTGGCCGGGCGAAATCGTGCTTGACAAGCGTGCCGAGGGCGACGACCAGTTCTATGATTTCGACAGCAAGTACGTGAACTCCGACGCAAGCCATGTGGAAGTGCCCGCAAGCCTGCCGGAAGAAACTCTGAACCGCGTGCGCGAAACCGCCAAAAAAGCGTTCATCGCAGTCGACGGCGCCGGCCTGAGTCGTGTCGACACCTTCGTGACGGCCGACGGCGAAGTGATGGTCAACGAAATCAACACCATGCCGGGCTTCACCCCGATTTCCATGTATCCCAAGGCATGGGAGGCAACCGGCGTGAGCTACACCGATCTGATCACCACGCTGATCGAGGGCGTGCTGCGCTGATTTCGATTGGGTGGTTGCTCGCTTTAGTCTGATTCGATTTGCATGAGACTGGCATCAATGCTGACACTGCGTTGGTGCCAGTTGACATATTTCACCAATTTACCTGCAGTTTGGGAAAATTTAGTTTTTCCGATTCAAAATAAACTGCATATTTACTGTAAGGTCAGTATCGCGTTGATTTGAGGGCTTATCTTCTTTCTTGTTGTTATGAACAAGGCATAAGAAAGATATTGATTTCCATGATTTCTCTGCGCAAACTGGCTGCCGGCTCCCTTGCTGCCGTTCTGGCTTTCTCCATGGCCGCCTGCGGATCGGACAGCACGGATTCCTCAGCTGATTCCACTTCCGGCAAGGCCGTAAAGGTTGATGAAAAGTCCGCAAAGGCTACTTCCTTGGCTGATTTCGGTACGATGGACGATTTGGTTGCCGCCGCCGAAAAGGAAGGCCAGCTTAACGTCATCGCACTTCCTCACAACTGGTCCAACTATGGTGAGGTCATCAACGGCTTCAAGAAGAAGTATCCGAACATTAAGATCAACGAGCTGAACCCGAACGCCTCCTCCAAGGAAGAAGTGGACGCAGCCAAGACTAACAAGGGCACCGACGCTGCCCCCGACGTGTTCGACCTCGGCTTGGCCGTGGCTTCCACCAGCACCGACAACTTCGCCTCCTACAAGGTGCAGGCCTGGGATAAGATTCCGGATTCCGTGAAGAATGCTGACGGCAAGTATTACGCCGACTACACCGGCATCATGTCGATCGGTTGGAACGCCGACAAGTACGGCGACATCAACAGCCTTGACGATCTGATGGATCCGAAGTTCGCCGGCACCGTGGCGCTGAACGGCAAGCCTGCCGAAGCCGGCGCCGCATTCAACGGTTACCTCATGATCAACCAGCTCGCAGGTGGTGACATCAACGACTTGCAGCCGGGCCTCGACTACTTCAAGAAGCTCAAGGATGCTGGCAACCTCACCACCGTTGACGTGACCGACGGAACCATCGATTCCGGCCAGACCGGCGTGGTGATGGACTGGAGCTACAACCAGGCCTCCTATCAGAAGAGCCTCAAGGAGAAGGGCGTGAACTGGAAGTTCAAGACCTTCAAGAACGCCCAGGTGGTCAGCTACTACAACCAGGCCATCAACGTGGACGCTCCGCACCCGGCCGCAGCACGCCTGTGGGAGGAATACTTGTACACCGCCGATGCTCAGAACGAATGGTTCAAGGGCGGCGCCAATCCGGTGCTCCTCGACTCCATGAAGGAGGACGGCACGGTTGACCAGGACACCCTGAAGACCGCCATCACCATCGAGGGCGATCCGGTGACCTATACAAACGATGATTCCACTCGCATCACCGAATGGCTCCAGAACAACTGGGACAAGACCATCGGCAACTGATTGGCAACCGCTCGCAAGCAACGCAAACGAGCTGGATCGCAATCGAAAATAATGCAATCTAAGGCCGGTAGACCGGCGGACACGACGGGCTGAAGCAAGTTCCCCGACGTCTTCTGCCGTAACAACCGGCCTTGAAGCATGTCTCCCGCAATAGCGGAATCCCACAATCCTATGCAATCTCACCGCATATCAATCGTATGAAAGCACGCATGCAACCATGACTGCAGCAATCACCCCCAAAGCGGGAGTCATCGGCGGGCGTAACGCACGCGAAGCCCGCGGAACTCGAGGAAACGGCCCCTCCGCAACCTCCGATTTCGCCACGCATCGCCGCGAAATCGGTACATTCGTCGTGACCATCCCGTTCTTCGCCTACACCGCCTGCTTCCTGCTTGCGCCTACCGTTATCGTGATTGTCGGCGCATTCCGGAACGTCGACGGCGGATTTACCCTCAACAACTTCAGCAAACTCTTCGAAGCGAACACCATCGCCGCGTTCGCCACCTCCATTCTCGTTTCCGTGATCTCCGCACTCATTGGCGCGGTCGTGGGTGCGGTTGCCTCGTATGCGCTGGTGATTGGCAGCAAACCGAACGGACTGCTGCGCCGCATGGTCAGTGCCATTTCGTCGGTGCTCGCACAGTTCGGCGGCGTGATGCTCGCTTTCGCCTTCATCGCCACCATCGGTATCAACGGCGTCGGCACCATGCTGATCCGTCAGCTGACCGGACTGACCGTCAATCCGAACTGGTTGAGCTCCCTGCCTGGCCTAATCACGGTCTACTGCTACTTCCAGATTCCGTTGATGATTATCATCTTCCTGCCTGCGGTCGATTCGATTCGTCCGCAGTGGCGTGAGGCTTGCGAATCGCTCGGCGGTAACACATTCCAGTATTGGACGCGCGTTGCGGGGCCGATACTGGTTCCGCGTTTCATTTCCGCATTGCTGTTGCTGTTCGCCAGCGCGTTCTCCGCATATGCGACGGCCGCCGCATTGTTCTCACAGCGTTCGATTCTGGTGCCGCTTATGATTCAGGGCGCCATGCGCAACGAAATGGATCCGAATCAGCAGGGATTCGCGCAAGTGCTCGCCTTCGCGATGATCATCGTGGTTGCTCTGGTGATGATGCTGAGCCACGCTGTGGAAAAGAAGGCCGGACAATGGCAGTGAATCATACTGAAGCAATGCCCCCGCAGCTGCGTGCCGCCCGCGTGCGCAAGCAGCGCGTGATCAAGGCGATTATTCTCACGTTCACGCTGCTGTTCCTGTTCGTGCCACTGGTGTCTATGTTTGTGTTCACCATTCGACACCCGCTTTCCGGCAAGTGGAGTTTGGATCCGTGGATTGCGATTCTCACCGGCGATGGCAGCGCGCTTGGTGCTGACTTGTCCACATTGTGGAGCGGTCTTGGATCGTCCATGGGATTGTGTGTGGTGACTGTGGTCATCATGCTGCTGCTCATGGTACCCACCATGGTGATCGTGCACATTCGCTCCAAGCAGCTGGAACGCGCCATCGAATGGGTGGCCACCCTGCCGCTGACCATCCCCGCCATCGTGCTCGTAGTCGGCCTGGGGCCGATTTACCGTTGGCTCAGCGCCGACGTGCTCAGCACCAACCCGATCTGGCTGTGCTTCGCGTACGTTATTCTGGTGATGCCATTTGCATTCCGCGCGCTCGCTGTGGGCCTCAACTCCATTGACGTGAAAACGCTGTGCGAAGCATCCCGCTCGCTCGGAGCCTCCTGGCCGCGAGTGTTCTTCCGTGTGCTCATCCCCAACCTGTGGCAGTCGATCCTCTCTGCATCGTTCATCTCCATCGCCGTGGTGCTGGGCGAATACACCGTCGCATCGCTGCTTGGACGCATGAACCTGCAGGTGGCGCTCTACCAGCTTGGCCAATCCAACTCCCAAATCTCCACCGCCATGTCGCTGCTGGCACTACTGTTCGGCGTGATCCTGCTGGTAGCCCTCGATCTTATTTCCGACGCACTGCGTAAATCCAAAGAAAGCAACGAATCATGACTCTCGCTGATCAGAAAGCAACCATCGCACGCACTTCGGAAGCGTTCGTAAACGCCAATCCGAGCGCCGAAACCGTAACCCGAGCCGCACGCGAAGTCCTCAACGACTCCGCGGAACGCGGCGGCGGCGTGCAAATGCTTAATGTAGACAAAATCTACCCAGGAGCCACCAACAAGGCGCTCGACAACTTCAACCTAGAAATCAATCCTGGTGAAATGGTCGTGCTGCTCGGCGGCTCCGGCTGCGGCAAATCCACCGCGCTGCGTTCCCTCGCAGGCTTGGAAGACATCCAGGCCGGCCGTATTCTCGTCGGCGGCCAAGATGTGACTGGCGTGCCCGTCAACAAGCGAAACATGGCCATGGTGTTCCAGGCGTACTCGCTGTTCCCACACATGACCGCTCTGCAGAACGTGGAATTCGGGTTGGAAATCCGCGGCATGGGCAAGACGGAACGCCGTAAGCAGGCCATGGAGAAGCTGGAACTCGTAGGTCTTGCCGATCAGGCTGGCAAATACACGCAGCAGATGTCTGGCGGTCAGCAGCAGCGTGTGGCGCTCGCCCGCGCACTGGCCGTGAACCCCCGAGTGCTCCTGCTCGACGAGCCGCTTTCCGCACTTGACGCCAAAGTTCGTGTGCAGCTGCGCGACGAAATCCGCCGCATCCAGCTCGAAGCCGGCACCACCACCGTGTTCGTGACCCACGATCAGGAAGAAGCGCTCACCGTTGCCGACCGCATCGGCGTGATGAACCACGGATGTATCGAACAGATCGCCGACCCGCAGACACTGTACCGCCGTCCGGGCAGCGAATACGTGGCCACCTTCATTGGCCTGACCAACCGACTCCCAGGCATCACGAATGGTGAGGAAGCCGTGGTGTTTGGCCAGCGCGTGCCGTTGCTCGAAGCCTCCAAGCGCGACGCCTCCACCGTGCTCGTGCGACCGGAAAACCTTGTGATCACTCTAGCCGCAAACGATGGCAACATGGTAGGCGAGCATGGTCGCGTCGACATGGTGCACTTCCTCGGTGCGCTCGCCCGCGTTGACTTGACGGTTGCCGCAGGTGTGGGCCACCTGCCCGTCACCGTGCAGCTGCCGGCCAATGAGCTTCCTGCCGGCCTGACGGTTGGATCCGAAGTGGTGGTGGCTCCGCGTCCGATCGCCGCGCTCGCCGTATGAGCTGTTTCGTTGCGGACGCCCATGACGACGGTCATGAGATTGTAAGCTGATATTCAGCATTCCTGTACTAAGGTGCTGAATATCAGCATTTTCGTATATGCACCCCGTGCACGTCGTCGCAAAGGCAAATATGACGTTTCCGCAGTACCCCCAATATCCGCAGCGGCCGCAACAACCGCATACGCAGCAGAATCCACAACAGCCATCCCAATATCAGCAACAACCGCAGTATCCGCAGCCACAAGCCAATCCCTACGAACTGTGGCTCAGGCGCGTGAAAAGCGTGTTCTCCCGCATCGGCGCAGGCATGTGCCTGATGGTGGTGATCTGGTATGCGCTTGCAACGGTGCTTTCCGGCATGCTCTATCAGGTACTGCACACCACGAATCTGCCGAATTGGGCGGTGTATGTGGCATCGGATACCCCTTTGTATCTCGTGGCCATGCCGCTCGCGGTACTGATTATGGGCAAATCGTCGGTCATTGAAACACGCAAGTTCGACATGAAGCCGGGCCAATTCTTCAAACTGCTGGTCATGTGCTTCCCGCTCATGTATGTGGGCAGTCTCATCGGCAATATGTTGGCGTCGCTGCTGTCCGGAGGCAAAGCCAGCAATTCGGTGAGCGATCTGGCCATGCAATTCGACGTGTGGAACGTGGTGTTCCTCGTAATTCTCGGACCGTTGTTCGAAGAATGGATCTTCCGCAAGGAACTCATCAGCCGCACGCGCAAATACGGCGAAAAAACCGCGATCGTGTTCTCCGCGCTGTTCTTTGCTCTGGTGCACATGAACCTGTTCCAGTTCTTCTACGCATTCGCATTGGGTCTTATGTTCGGCTACGTGTACGTGCGCACCAGCAAACTGCGTTATTCGGTGGCCATGCACATGATCGTCAACTTCATGGGTGGCGTGGTTGCGCCGTGGGTGGTGACGAACATTGACATCGACAGTCTGATGAACGTGCTGACCAGTGCGGAAAACGGCGACGGAACGGCCATGATGCAGTGGATGGGCCAGAATGCGACGGGAATGATGATATTCGGCATCTATATGCTGCTATATTACGGTCTGATCATCGCGGGCATAGTGTTGCTTATCCGCAATCGCAAGAACTTTGAATTCTATACCGCACCGGAAGAACTGCCTCGCGGCGTTCGCACGAGCACGGCAATACTGAACGTCGGTGTAGTTACTTACATTGTAGTGACGGTTATTATTACGTCAATCAATCTAATGATGCAATAATTTCAGTATAAAAAAGTGCCGCATGTGGACTACTGCATGCGGCACTTTATATATATGGGTCAACCGCGATTTCTTATGTTCGCGAGGATATTACGATTCTTTGTTAATGGCGCGATTCTCAAGAAAATCAGCATTGGCGATGGAACGTGCCACGGCGTTGATCATGTCGGGAAGCAACGATTCCGGCTTGGCGTACGCGCACACTTCGACATTGATGCCGTAAGGGGAGTAGCCGGTCAGTCTTACTTTCGGAGGGAAGCGCGGATCGGCCAAATCGGCGGTATCGCGCTGCACGGCCTGAACCACCTGACGGGTCATCTCGTCGATGTCGGTACCGGCCTTGGCGGTAAACGGCACACGAACCAGCATTTCGTTGGACGGATTGAGTTTTTCCAGTGACGCGGTGTTCAGAATCGAATTCGGAATGATCTTGATGTTGCCATTGCGCTCGCGCACTACGGTCTGACGCCAGTTGATATCTTCGACCACGCCATCGGTGCCCGCCACATTCACCAGATCGCCCGGCTGGATTACACGGCCAAGCATCAGACCGAAACCGCCGATGATGTTCGCGATCGTATCTTTCATACCGAGCGACACCGCAAGACCACCAATGCCGAGCGCGGTGAAAATCGTGGTCGGATTAATGCCGAACACCGGCTGCAGCACAGTGCCCACAGCCAACGTCCACACCACCGCGCGCAGAATATTGATGAAAATCGAAGCGTTCGGCACTTGCGAACGGTCCAGCACTTTACTCACGATTCGGGTAAGCGCCTTGTCGATAACGGCCGCAAGCAGTGCAACGACAATGAGCAGAATGATTTTTCCGGAATTGGTTTTCAGCCAATCCACAACGATTCCAATCGGTTCCATAGTGTTCTGAAGCGTCCCTTCATAAGTTTGATTCGCATGCATTACTGGTGCGCGCGACTTGCGTTCGCTGCGTCTGCGATGCGTGTTCGCAACTTGTGTTCGCACATATCCTACAGTGCGTGGCTGAGTCGGTTTGAGCGTGGGTGTGCGGGGGCGTGCGCGAGAACATGTGGGAATGCGCGTGGTGACATGTGTCCGGAGCCGTGAACGGACTAAAGTTGAGGCATGGGCAATGTTGTGGATTATGTGCGCCGCGAGTTCCGCGGGTTTGGCGAATTGGCGTTCAGCAATGTCGATTCCTTGGTGCTTTCCGAGCTTTCCTACATGCGATTGCCGGGCTTGGTTCCAGCATTCGGCGAGGCCAAGTCGGTGGCGACCGTGCCGATCCGTGACTTGCTGCGCGCCGAAAGCTACGATGAGATGTTTGTTTCGAATTCCTCTGAAATGAATGATTATCGGCTTTCGTTGCTGCGCGCGGTTTGCGAATCGCCGCGATTCCGCGGGTTGCGGGTGGGGGAGTATGACGAACGTTTGGATGAGGGCGAGCAGCAGCAATTCGCTGCGATGACCTTCGATTTGGGTGCCGATTTCGGCTTATATGTTGCGTTCCGTGGCACTGACGGCACGCTCGTCGGTTGGAAAGAGGATTTTAATATGGCGGTGCGCTGCCCAGTGCCGTCGCAAGAATCGGCATATCGATATGCGGACTCGATTCTGGACAGGACGGAACGTTTCCTCTCGGCGAAAAAATCACCCGACATTATGATCGGCGGGCATTCCAAAGGCGGCAATATGGCGGTATATGCGGCCATGCAAATCACGCAAAGCGATATTGAAGCGACCGACGAACGCGCGCAACGGCTCGGACTGCTGCCGGCGCTCGGAGGAAGCGTGCCGGGACGCAACTGCAGAATCTCCCGCATCTTCTCGCATGACGGTCCTGGAATGTCTCAAGTCATGGTGCATAGCCGCGCATATCAGGCAATCGCGGCACGAATCGACAAAACCGTGCCGGAATCCTCCATTATCGGCATGCTGTTGCAATCGCAAATCAAACCAACCTTCGTCAAAGCCGACGCCATAAGCATTCTGCAGCATATGGGATCAAGCTGGCAAGTGACGCAATCCGGCGAATTCGAGCAGGCAAGCGAGCTGACAGGCGGTGCGCAACTCATCGGCAAAACCATTGACGGATGGTTCGACCGCGTAAGCCAGGAACAACGGGAACGGGCCATCAACCAGATATACGACATCTTCGCAGCCGCGGGGTACGGTAATATCGCTGATCTGGTGGCGCATTGGACGGATTCGCTGCCGAAAATCGTGGCAGCCGCCAGAGGTACCGACGTGCAAACGCGCGAACTCATCAAAGACGTGTTCAAGGCGATTCCAGCCAGTGCGGCGAAAGTCGCTGTCGGGGAACTGCGCAACGACAAGGAGGGGGATGCGTGATGGGCAATATTATTGACTATGCGCGCACGGAAACGCGCAGTTTCGAGGCATTGCCGTTCCGCGAGGCCGACGCATTGGTGTTGGCGCAGCTTTCGTACGACGAAGTACCGGAATGCGTGCTGCGATTGGACGATTTGGTAGCGAAATACGGTACGTTGCAGGCGCGTGCGAAGCAATTCGATATTCGGCGTCCGATCGCATCGTTGCGTATGCTGCGCAAGCCCCCGTTTGGCGGCGTGACGATTGCGCGTGCCGATGACGAGCTGAACCACGACAAGCCCGTGGCCGACCATGATGTGGAGAACGTGGGATTGGTCGATCCGCAGGTGACGCACGACTTCTACCATGCTGTGGCGGCGAATCCGCGGTTTTCCGACGTTGAGATGAGCGCGTATTGCGAGCAGTTCGATGGTGGTGCGCAAACGCAGTTCGCGGCAGTGACTTTCCGGCTGCCGTCGGGAACGCTGGTTGTGGCGTTTCGGGGTACTGATGATTCGCTGGTCGGATGGAAGGAAGACTTCAACATGGCCTTCCAATACCCGGTTCCAGCACAGGTTTCCGCAGCTGAATACCTGAAAAAAGTCGCCTCGCTGTGGGATGGGCCGATACTGCTGACCGGTCACTCCAAAGGTGGTAATCTGGCCGTATATGCGGCCATGAACGCCGAAGACGAGATCAAGGACCGCGTTGAACGCATTTACTCGCTCGACGGGCCGGGTTTCCCCGAAGAAGTGGTGAAAAGTTTCGAATATGCGAGCGTGAGCGACCGCATTGTGAAAATCGTGCCGGACTCCTCGGTGGTGGGCATGGTGTTTGAAACCCCCGAACGTTGCGTGGTGGTGAAATCCGACGTGGACGGCATCATGCAGCATTTCGCCTTCTCGTGGCAGATGCACGGGGGTGAATTCGCCAAGGCCGAAGATGTGGCCGACAGTTCGGTGGTGTTCAACAAGTCGCTGAACGGCTGGCTTGC
This window of the Bifidobacterium pseudocatenulatum DSM 20438 = JCM 1200 = LMG 10505 genome carries:
- a CDS encoding DUF2974 domain-containing protein gives rise to the protein MGNIIDYARTETRSFEALPFREADALVLAQLSYDEVPECVLRLDDLVAKYGTLQARAKQFDIRRPIASLRMLRKPPFGGVTIARADDELNHDKPVADHDVENVGLVDPQVTHDFYHAVAANPRFSDVEMSAYCEQFDGGAQTQFAAVTFRLPSGTLVVAFRGTDDSLVGWKEDFNMAFQYPVPAQVSAAEYLKKVASLWDGPILLTGHSKGGNLAVYAAMNAEDEIKDRVERIYSLDGPGFPEEVVKSFEYASVSDRIVKIVPDSSVVGMVFETPERCVVVKSDVDGIMQHFAFSWQMHGGEFAKAEDVADSSVVFNKSLNGWLAGLSKEQREHAVDALFSVLEASGAGSISAIVAAGPKVIPEMLGTYVGLSSADRRNINQALVILLQAALARNPKVQRK